A single Nicotiana tabacum cultivar K326 chromosome 5, ASM71507v2, whole genome shotgun sequence DNA region contains:
- the LOC107815372 gene encoding small ribosomal subunit protein eS25, giving the protein MAPKKAAPPPSSKPAKSGGGKQKKKKWSKGKQKEKVNNMVLFDKATYDKLLSEAPKYKLITPSVLSDRLRISGSLARKAIRDLMARGSIRMVSAHASQQIYTRATNT; this is encoded by the exons ATG gcTCCAAAGAAGGCAGCTCCACCTCCATCTTCCAAGCCTGCAAAGTCCGGTGGTGGCAAGCAGAAGAAGAAG AAGTGGAGCAAGGGAAAGCAAAAGGAAAAGGTGAACAACATGGTATTGTTTGACAAGGCTACCTACGATAAGCTCCTGTCTGAAGCACCTAAATACAAGCTTATCACTCCTTCTGTCCTCTCCGACCGTCTCAGG ATTAGTGGATCACTTGCTAGGAAGGCAATCAGAGATTTGATGGCAAGAGGCTCGATCAGGATGGTGTCCGCTCATGCTAGCCAGCAGATCTACACCAGGGCAACCAACACTTAA